A genome region from Sphaeramia orbicularis chromosome 19, fSphaOr1.1, whole genome shotgun sequence includes the following:
- the pagr1 gene encoding PAXIP1-associated glutamate-rich protein 1, producing MQAEATDSTLREGIEALGVKDTEQTAESKEKEDNTEQHDTEMTAATEEDTTTKDEKDGETDALEEEHKDETQAEAAVDGEEGKQAAEVDDDWELAYSDEEMEDPKSWMPPPAEIKRLYELLAKGEMLELNFEPLPRRPPTPERTPSPERDDEEDAAKEREREERERKPPTPTEFDFDEEQMQTPKNAFINRRRTPGSSARSSVKREARLDKVLSDMKRHRKIEEHIMRTGRDLFKTEKKLEQALSPNSQKEREKERERDSNPNTIFSPRQRRY from the exons ATGCAGGCTGAGGCCACAGACTCTACACTAAGAGAGGGCATCGAGGCTCTGGGTGTGAAGGACACAGAACAAACTGCAGAAAGTAAGGAGAAAGAGGACAACACAGAACAACATGACACTGAGATGACAGCTGCCACAGAGGAGGACACAACAACTAAGGATGAAAAAG ATGGAGAAACAGATGCATTGGAAGAAGAACATAAGGATGAAACTCAGGCAGAAGCAGCAGTAGATGGTGAAGAGGGAAAACAAGCAGCAGAAGTGGACGATGACTGGGAGCTTGCATACAGTGATGAGGAAATGGAGGACCCTAAATCATGGATGCCCCCTCCTGCTGAGATTAAAAGACTCTATGAGCTCCTTGCAAAGGGCGAAATGCTGGAACTGAACTTTGAGCCCCTTCCTAGAAGACCGCCTACACCCGAACGTACCCCATCACCAGAAAGAGATGATGAGGAAGACGCTGCAAAGGAAAGGGAGAGGGAGGAGCGAGAACGGAA acctCCAACTCCAACTGAGTTTGACTTTGATGAGGAACAAATGCAAACTCCAAAAAATGCCTTCATCAACAGACGGAGAACGCCAG GATCATCAGCGCGTTCCTCTGTGAAAAGGGAAGCTCGGTTGGACAAAGTCCTGTCAGACATGAAGCGCCACCGCAAAATTGAGGAGCACATCATGCGCACGGGGCGGGATCTCTTCAAAACAGAAAAGAAGCTGGAGCAGGCTCTGTCTCCGAACAGCCAGAAAGAGCGGGAGAAGGAGCGGGAACGAGATAGCAACCCCAATACCATCTTCTCTCCGAGACAGAGGAGATACTGA
- the tlcd3bb gene encoding ceramide synthase — translation MLSVLAAGSVFFPGLFLLSKQCLKSIPLLRWSEGDAVIVSARLVSSVQAVMASSAGYIIASSCEDIIEDQHWLTSTYIMFAVPYFVYDIYAMFMCYWYKLRVKGHEEASAAPQHMSSALTSYLRREFLMVLHHVVMVTVCFPVSVFWRQGKGDYFQGIMFMAELSTPSVCLGKILIQYKQQHTLLHKVNGALMLITFFICRVLLFPYLYYVYGRYASIPFHMVPLSVPWHCNLGAALLMAPQLYWFSLICRGALRLFTGTSRSRRPCGSTDAPKEQQTDGNALPQPANGYSTRSTEPELATH, via the exons ATGCTGAGTGTCCTAGCTGCTGGGTCTGTGTTCTTTCCAGGACTTTTCCTGCTGTCCAAACAGTGCTTGAAGTCGATCCCTTTGCTGAGGTGGAGCGAAGGAGATGCAGTCATTGTATCTGCCAG ATTGGTGTCATCAGTTCAGGCGGTCATGGCTTCTTCAGCTGGCTACATCATTGCTTCATCTTGTGAGGATATCATCGAGGACCA GCACTGGCTGACGAGCACTTACATCATGTTTGCCGTTCCCTATTTTGTGTACGACATCTACGCAATGTTCATGTGCTACTGGTACAAGCTACGGGTCAAAGGGCACGAGGAGGCCTCGGCAGCACCCCAGCACATGAGCTCAGCACTGACCAGCTATTTGCGTCGCGAGTTCCTCATGGTGCTGCACCATGTTGTCATGGTCACCGTCTGCTTCCCAGTCTCTGTG TTCTGGCGACAAGGAAAGGGAGATTATTTCCAGGGTATAATGTTCATGGCTGAGCTCAGCACTCCGTCTGTCTGCTTAGGAAAAATACTCATCCAG TACAAACAGCAACACACTCTCCTGCACAAAGTGAATGGGGCTCTTATGCTGATCACTTTTTTCATCTGTCGAGTCCTCCTCTTCCCTTACCTCTACTACGTCTATGGAAG GTATGCGTCCATTCCATTCCACATGGTTCCCCTGTCAGTGCCCTGGCACTGTAACCTTGGTGCTGCTCTGCTCATGGCCCCCCAGCTCTACTGGTTCTCCCTCATTTGCAGGGGCGCTCTGCGACTATTCACAGGTACCTCCCGCTCCCGGAGACCTTGTGGGTCAACGGACGCGcctaaggagcagcagacagaTGGCAACGCACTGCCCCAGCCCGCCAACGGCTACAGCACGCGCTCCACAGAGCCCGAGCTGGCCACTCACTGA
- the mazb gene encoding myc-associated zinc finger protein isoform X2 → MDAAWSNFLFQNTPTQNQVDGSLQSELMTVHTSSPQTPPTEHIAQPPSTVDTAALSEEPMPVKPVSRPARVPHICAICNKQFKNNYNLRRHQSVHTGRPANSNPNPVRKNHACETCGKAFRDVYHLNRHRLSHSDEKPFSCPICQQRFKRKDRMSHHVRSHQGGVEKPYVCPHCGKAFSRPDHLNSHVRQVHSSERPFKCPTCESSFATKDRLRAHMIRHEEKVPCHICGKLLSAAYITDHMRVHNQSQHHACHLCNRSFTTLTYLRVHAQKHHGQEWKDSPGGFGGTTSGGVLVCHLCGVHCKTPTQLQGHMGTHSNNQASPNPVTSSVASSSSVSLSNMVTAPTVYVTGNTVVDLLVTDCSSIAAPQPHS, encoded by the exons ATGGATGCTGCTTGGAGCAATTTTCTCTTCCAG AATACTCCCACCCAAAACCAAGTGGATGGGAGCCTCCAATCAGAACTCATGACAGTGCATACGAGTTCTCCCCAAACCCCACCCACAGAGCACATAGCACAGCCTCCTTCAACTGTGGATACTGCTGCTCTCAGTGAGGAACCCATGCCTG TGAAGCCAGTGTCTCGGCCAGCCCGCGTGCCCCACATCTGTGCCATCTGCAACAAGCAGTTCAAGAACAACTACAACTTGCGGCGGCACCAGTCGGTCCACACTGGG CGGCCTGCAAATTCCAACCCGAATCCAGTGAGGAAGAACCATGCCTGTGAAACATGTGGGAAGGCGTTCCGTGACGTCTACCATCTCAACCGGCACCGCCTGTCCCACTCGGATGAGAAGCCGTTCTCCTGTCCCATCTGCCAGCAGCGGTTTAAGAGGAAGGACCGCATGAGCCACCATGTGCGCTCACATCAGGGCGGTGTGGAAAAACCCTACGTCTGCCCCCACTGCGGCAAGGCTTTCTCCAG GCCTGATCACCTCAACAGTCATGTCAGACAGGTGCACTCCTCAGAGCGACCCTTCAAATGCCCG ACCTGCGAATCCAGCTTTGCCACAAAAGACCGCTTGCGTGCGCATATGATTCGACATGAAGAGAAGGTGCCCTGTCACATCTGTGGAAAGCTCCTGTCTGCTGCTTACATCACAGATCACATGAGGGTGCACAACCAGTCACAGCACCACGCCTGCCATCTGTGTAACCGCA GCTTCACCACACTGACATACCTTCGTGTCCACGCTCAGAAGCATCATGGTCAGGAATGGAAGGACAGCCCAGGTGGCTTTGGTGGAACAACGTCTGGCGGCGTACTCGTCTGCCACTTGTGCGGCGTCCACTGCAAGACCCCCACCCAGCTCCAAGGGCACATGGGCACGCACAGCAACAACCAGGCTTCCCCGAATCCTGTCACTTCTAGCGTGGCTTCCAGCAGCTCTGTCTCCCTTAGCAACATGGTGACAGCGCCCACTGTTTATGTCACTGGTAACACGGTGGTGGACCTGCTGGTTACAGACTGCTCTAGCATTGCAGCCCCGCAGCCCCACAGTTAG
- the mazb gene encoding myc-associated zinc finger protein isoform X1, whose product MDAAWSNFLFQNTPTQNQVDGSLQSELMTVHTSSPQTPPTEHIAQPPSTVDTAALSEEPMPVKPVSRPARVPHICAICNKQFKNNYNLRRHQSVHTGVRMKDRAREQAEGAKEGAVGQVAAAVAAPSAMAVGAGGRVERTTVPLSLLHLSAPPPLAPPGVLAGAQHPPLVSQDGEGVAMPNVMASVNPHAPPPAAVVMATGATVQRPANSNPNPVRKNHACETCGKAFRDVYHLNRHRLSHSDEKPFSCPICQQRFKRKDRMSHHVRSHQGGVEKPYVCPHCGKAFSRPDHLNSHVRQVHSSERPFKCPTCESSFATKDRLRAHMIRHEEKVPCHICGKLLSAAYITDHMRVHNQSQHHACHLCNRSFTTLTYLRVHAQKHHGQEWKDSPGGFGGTTSGGVLVCHLCGVHCKTPTQLQGHMGTHSNNQASPNPVTSSVASSSSVSLSNMVTAPTVYVTGNTVVDLLVTDCSSIAAPQPHS is encoded by the exons ATGGATGCTGCTTGGAGCAATTTTCTCTTCCAG AATACTCCCACCCAAAACCAAGTGGATGGGAGCCTCCAATCAGAACTCATGACAGTGCATACGAGTTCTCCCCAAACCCCACCCACAGAGCACATAGCACAGCCTCCTTCAACTGTGGATACTGCTGCTCTCAGTGAGGAACCCATGCCTG TGAAGCCAGTGTCTCGGCCAGCCCGCGTGCCCCACATCTGTGCCATCTGCAACAAGCAGTTCAAGAACAACTACAACTTGCGGCGGCACCAGTCGGTCCACACTGGGGTACGCATGAAGGACAGGGCCAGAGAGCAGGCGGAGGGGGCAAAGGAGGGAGCGGTCGGCCAGGTGGCGGCCGCAGTGGCAGCCCCGTCGGCGATGGCGGTGGGGGCTGGAGGGAGGGTGGAGAGGACCACGGTGCCCCTGTCCCTGCTGCACCTCTCCGCACCTCCCCCTCTCGCCCCTCCCGGCGTGCTGGCGGGGGCCCAGCATCCCCCCCTGGTTAGTCAGGATGGTGAAGGGGTTGCCATGCCAAACGTTATGGCTAGTGTTAACCCCCATGCTCCGCCTCCTGCTGCTGTCGTCATGGCCACAGGGGCGACAGTACAG CGGCCTGCAAATTCCAACCCGAATCCAGTGAGGAAGAACCATGCCTGTGAAACATGTGGGAAGGCGTTCCGTGACGTCTACCATCTCAACCGGCACCGCCTGTCCCACTCGGATGAGAAGCCGTTCTCCTGTCCCATCTGCCAGCAGCGGTTTAAGAGGAAGGACCGCATGAGCCACCATGTGCGCTCACATCAGGGCGGTGTGGAAAAACCCTACGTCTGCCCCCACTGCGGCAAGGCTTTCTCCAG GCCTGATCACCTCAACAGTCATGTCAGACAGGTGCACTCCTCAGAGCGACCCTTCAAATGCCCG ACCTGCGAATCCAGCTTTGCCACAAAAGACCGCTTGCGTGCGCATATGATTCGACATGAAGAGAAGGTGCCCTGTCACATCTGTGGAAAGCTCCTGTCTGCTGCTTACATCACAGATCACATGAGGGTGCACAACCAGTCACAGCACCACGCCTGCCATCTGTGTAACCGCA GCTTCACCACACTGACATACCTTCGTGTCCACGCTCAGAAGCATCATGGTCAGGAATGGAAGGACAGCCCAGGTGGCTTTGGTGGAACAACGTCTGGCGGCGTACTCGTCTGCCACTTGTGCGGCGTCCACTGCAAGACCCCCACCCAGCTCCAAGGGCACATGGGCACGCACAGCAACAACCAGGCTTCCCCGAATCCTGTCACTTCTAGCGTGGCTTCCAGCAGCTCTGTCTCCCTTAGCAACATGGTGACAGCGCCCACTGTTTATGTCACTGGTAACACGGTGGTGGACCTGCTGGTTACAGACTGCTCTAGCATTGCAGCCCCGCAGCCCCACAGTTAG